A single genomic interval of Aureibacillus halotolerans harbors:
- the spoIIM gene encoding stage II sporulation protein M: MHSLRTNSLRQHLHKHHSLFVFSATLLLVGIIFGALIVNSLTLLQKDDLYKYLGHFFTDVQSDHLATPTIIFAQSFWQDVKTIGLMWLLGLSVIGAPIVMGLAFIKGVFVGFTVGFLVTQMGWQGVVLSAFAIMPQNMIIVPVYICVCAMSIAFSMQLIRNQLSTRHRKPFWPIFRQFSIATATLCVLFIVSAAFEAWISPYFMRLALHL, translated from the coding sequence ATGCATTCATTGCGGACAAATTCGTTGAGGCAGCATCTTCATAAGCATCACTCGTTGTTTGTGTTTAGTGCGACCTTATTGTTGGTAGGCATTATTTTTGGTGCGCTCATTGTAAATAGCTTGACCCTCTTACAAAAAGACGATTTGTACAAGTATCTTGGGCATTTTTTCACTGATGTGCAAAGTGACCATTTGGCAACGCCAACGATTATTTTCGCCCAGAGCTTTTGGCAGGATGTGAAAACAATTGGCCTCATGTGGTTGCTTGGGCTGTCCGTCATCGGGGCTCCAATTGTGATGGGTCTAGCTTTCATAAAAGGAGTGTTTGTAGGGTTTACTGTCGGTTTTCTTGTCACGCAAATGGGCTGGCAAGGGGTGGTCCTATCGGCATTTGCGATTATGCCGCAAAATATGATTATCGTCCCTGTGTATATTTGTGTTTGCGCCATGTCGATTGCTTTCTCAATGCAATTGATTCGCAACCAGCTATCGACGCGACATCGAAAACCGTTTTGGCCGATCTTTAGGCAATTCTCAATAGCCACCGCTACGTTATGTGTTTTGTTCATTGTGTCAGCCGCATTCGAAGCTTGGATTAGTCCTTATTTTATGCGTCTCGCTTTGCATTTGTAG